One Halichoerus grypus chromosome 1, mHalGry1.hap1.1, whole genome shotgun sequence genomic region harbors:
- the LOC118538407 gene encoding deleted in azoospermia-like, producing MSAANPETPNSTVSSEASTQPSSATTSQGYVLPEGKSMPNTVFVGGIDVRMDETEIRSFFARYGSVKEVKIITDRTGVSKGYGFVSFYNDVDVQKIVESQINFHGKKLKLGPAIRKQNLCAYHVQPRPLVFNPPPPPQFQSVWSNPNTETYMQPPTMMNPITQYVQAYPSYPSSPVQVITGYQLPVYNYPMPPQWPAGEQRSYVIPPAYTAVNYHCNEVDPGAEVLQSECSVHEATPSSGNGPQKKSVDRSMQTVASCLFNPENRLRNSLVTQDDYFKDKRVHHFRRSRAVLKSV from the coding sequence ATGTCTGCTGCAAACCCTGAGACTCCAAACTCAACCGTCTCCAGCGAGGCCAGCACTCAGCCCTCCTCAGCTACAACCAGCCAAGGCTATGTTTTACCAGAAGGCAAAAGCATGCCAAACACCGTTTTTGTTGGTGGAATTGATGTTAGGATGGATGAAACCGAAATTAGAAGTTTCTTTGCTAGATATGGTTCAGTAAAAGAAGTGAAGATAATCACGGATCGAACTGGTGTGTCCAAAGGCTAtggatttgtttcattttataatgatgtGGATGTGCAGAAGATAGTAGAATCACAGATAAATTTCCATGGTAAAAAGCTGAAACTGGGACCTGCAATCAGGAAACAAAATTTATGTGCTTATCATGTGCAGCCTCGTCCTTTGGTTTTtaatcctcctcctccaccacagTTTCAGAGTGTGTGGAGTAATCCAAACACTGAAACTTATATGCAGCCTCCAACCATGATGAATCCTATAACTCAGTATGTTCAGGCATATCCTTCTTATCCAAGTTCACCTGTTCAGGTCATCACTGGATATCAACTGCCTGTATATAATTATCCGATGCCACCACAGTGGCCTGCTGGAGAACAAAGGAGTTATGTTATACCCCCGGCTTACACTGCTGTTAACTACCACTGTAATGAAGTTGATCCAGGAGCTGAAGTTTTGCAAAGTGAATGTTCAGTTCATGAAGCTACTCCATCCTCAGGAAATGGCCCACAAAAGAAATCTGTGGACAGAAGCATGCAGACTGTGGCATCTTGTCTATTTAATCCAGAGAACAGACTGAGAAACTCTCTTGTTACTCAAGATGACTACTTCAAGGATAAAAGAGTACATCACTTTAGAAGAAGTCGAGCAGTGCTTAAATCTGTTTGA